One Spinacia oleracea cultivar Varoflay unplaced genomic scaffold, BTI_SOV_V1 SOVchr0_028, whole genome shotgun sequence genomic window, TTACGTTGTCATTTTACGTAGTTCTATTCCCCCCTCTGtttaaaaatactttttttttttttttttttttgaaaggtaaGGAGAATATACTTAGGAGCCTCTCCGCATGAGAGTCACTCCTGAGTAATCATTACATAAGATAGTAGCTATCTCTGGCTATTAGTAGgatctatatatatatttccaACAATTAGGTGACCGACATTCGCTATCCAATCTGCAGCCGAATTTGCTTCTCTGAAAATGTGCTTGATATCCCACGTGGTAAAGAGGGTGAGGAGATGTTTGATATCAGAAATAATGTTACTGATCTTCCAAGGAGTAGACCACACCCCTTTAACTGCATTAATGATAAGAAGATTATCACCTTCGATAAGGAGATTATCGATCTGAAGACGCCTAGCTTCTTGTAGACCTTTGTGGAGAGCGATGGCTTCAGCCATGAAGGCTTGAGTTTGACCAAGATTAAAAGTACATGCTGAAATTGAAATTCCTTCATTATTACGGATGATGATTCCTGCTGCTGCTGAAGAAGATTTACTGGAGCCGTCGAAGTTGAGTTTGAAGGTGCCGAGTGGAGGGGGGTACCAGCGAACCATGATTGGAGGGGAAGGGAGAGGTGGAGGGGTGGAATTGAGGGTAGTGATAGGGGTGCCCGTAAGCTGGTGATAGTCAAGTTGGAGACGAGATTGCCATTCATGGTAAGCAGAGTTTGCCTTGTAGAAAACCCGGAATGGGTTGAAGGACGCATTGTTGAAGGTACAATCGTTTCTTTCCTTCCAAAGGGACCAAATTAGGAAGGTGAACTTACATAAATCAGAGGGGTACTTCCTGAGAAGGGTTAGATTTTCAAGAAGGTCGTGGGAGGTGATAAAATAATCCAGCCAGTGTTTAGTTAATTGGAGATCCCACAAGAGTTTAGAGGAAGGGCATTGAATGAAAAGATGATTCATAGTTTCAGCATAAGTATCACAAAGTGGACAAACATCAAAAGGCAGGATATTACGTTTCTGGAGTGTACTTCGTACAGGAATGCTATTATGGCAAATTTGCCATATAAAAATAGCAATTTTAGGTGGGACGTCTAAGCTCCAGATCCAGTTATAGTTCCAAGTATGGGAAGAGAAAGGTAACCCATGAGCTATCCAAGTCGCGATTTGACGGAAAACTCTCCCGTCGAAGTAGCTCCCCAAATTGGAGAATCCTCAAGGTCTCTAGTTGGAATAGGTAATCCCTTAATTTTCATAGCTAAGGCGGGAGGAACTATAGATTTTAATTTATCACTATCCCATTCGTGGGTAGGGAGGATGAAATCAGCAACACGTAGATTCGAATTAACTGTATTGATATTCAATTTTAAGTGACTAAGGAGATTATCCTGGATAACCCAGTTGTCAAGCCAGAAATTAATAGATTTGCCGTTCCCGAGTTTCCAACGAATACCTTTGCGCAGAATCTCTCTTTGGCAAAGGTTATGACGCCAGATAGAGGAGTCTTTTGGTTTAGGAATATATTCAAAAAAGGTTGAGTTGTAACTGATATATTTGTCAATGTATTAGTTGATAGTAAATCTATgctattacggagtactatgtataaataataaaaactatatttttaaaaaattgatatttgaaa contains:
- the LOC130464982 gene encoding uncharacterized protein; amino-acid sequence: MNHLFIQCPSSKLLWDLQLTKHWLDYFITSHDLLENLTLLRKYPSDLCKFTFLIWSLWKERNDCTFNNASFNPFRVFYKANSAYHEWQSRLQLDYHQLTGTPITTLNSTPPPLPSPPIMVRWYPPPLGTFKLNFDGSSKSSSAAAGIIIRNNEGISISACTFNLGQTQAFMAEAIALHKGLQEARRLQIDNLLIEGDNLLIINAVKGVWSTPWKISNIISDIKHLLTLFTTWDIKHIFREANSAADWIANVGHLIVGNIYIDPTNSQR